The DNA window GGAGTTGGGCGGGCGGCGGCGCGTGCGGTCGGCATAGGTAGCCACGCGCTGTGGATCAAAATGCTGTTTGCCGTTGCTTTGCGTTTCCCACAGGCTGTTGAGGAACACCTGCACGGCGTGCATCTGCTCATGCTGGCGCGCTTCCACCTGCGGTTTTGACCAATAAATGCCGTAGATCTGTGGCTTGCTGGCGGCCAGCTTGCCGAAGTAGTTATCTTCGGCGGCGTTTTTCAGCCGTTCGACGAAGTTGTTGCGCGCCAGATAATCACCGATTTCCTGGTTCCAGGCCGCGGCCTGCTGCGCGGGGAACACGCCGTGAATAGCACAACAGCCGCGTTGTTTTATCAGCGCTTTTTGCTGGTCGGTGACGCGGTTTTGCAGGATGTCTTCGGCGTTGAGCTGCGGCACCGGGTTTTCGCCGCTGGCCAGTTCCCGGCGGATTTGCGCCACCTGCTGACGGATGTTGTCTTCCAGCGCCACAAACACCTCGCGGTAGTTCGGCAGCGCCTGGCGTAGCTGCTGTTTAACGGTTTTTATTGCGCTGGGGATATCGTCAATCTGTAGGGATGACATGATGTTCTCCTTAGGTTGCCGTTGAATGTCTGCGGCGGCAGTGGGTTGCGTTTTTGTTGTCTCACTGTTAATGATTGTCTGCAATTATTGAGGAAAATAAAGAGATATATTTCATTTGAAACTTCCTCTTTTTTCGTTTTGCTGGCGCGATCGCATAAACGGTGCCGCCGGCATAGCGGCAAGCGACAAGGTAAAATTATGTTTCTGGGACTCGACAGCCCAGCCGCGCTGCGTTATGTTCAGTTTCCGGCCACGAAAACGGTGGCCAGCGTCGCTCGGACGGTCCGGGCGCTAACGTATCCCCGAGGAACCTATGGCTGATAATCACAGTCCGCGTCGTTTTACGCGCATCGAACGTCTCCCCCCTTACGTATTCAACATCACCGCCGAACTGAAGATGGCTGCGCGCCGGCGTGGTGAAGACATCATCGACTTCAGCATGGGTAACCCCGACGGCCCAACGCCGCCGCATATTGTGGAAAAACTCTGCACCGTGGCCCAGCGCGACGACACCCACGGCTACTCGACCTCACGCGGCATCCCGCGCCTGCGCCGCGCAATTTCGCGCTGGTATCAGGATCGCTATCAGGTCGAGATCGATCCGGAAAGCGAAGCCATTGTCACTATCGGCTCAAAAGAAGGGCTGGCGCACCTGATGCTGGCAACGCTCGATCATGGCGATACCGTGCTGGTGCCAAACCCGAGCTACCCGATCCATATTTACGGCGCCGTGATCGCCGGCGCCCAGGTGCGCTCGGTGCCGCTGGTGGAAGGCGGCGATTTCTTTGGTGAGCTGGAGCGCGCCATCCGCGAGACGATCCCGCGCCCAAAAATGATGATCCTCGGCTTCCCGTCCAACCCAACGGCGCAGTGCGTCGAGCTTGATTTCTTTGAGCGCGTGGTGGCGTTGGCGAAGCAATATAACGTGCTGGTGATCCACGATCTGGCCTATGCCGATATCGTTTACGACGGCTGGAAAGCCCCGTCGATCATGCAGGTGCCCGGCGCCAAAGACATCGCGGTGGAATTCTTCACGCTGTCGAAAAGCTACAATATGGCGGGTTGGCGCATCGGCTTTATGGTGGGCAATCAGGAATTGGTCAGCGCGTTGACGCGCATCAAAAGTTACCACGACTACGGCACGTTCACCCCGCTGCAGGTGGCGGCCATCGCCGCCCTGGAAGGGGACCAGCAGTGCGTGCTGGATATTGCCGAGCAGTATCGCCAGCGGCGCAACGTGTTGGTGAAAGGGTTGCATGAAGCCGGTTGGATGGTGGAAAACCCGAAAGCCTCGATGTATGTGTGGGCGAAAATCCCGGAACCTTACGCGCACATGGGCTCGCTGGAGTTCGCCAAACGCCTGCTGGCGGAGGCGAAAGTCTGCGTGTCGCCGGGCATCGGCTTTGGCGATTACGGCGACGATCACGTGCGCTTTGCGCTGATCGAAAACCAGGATCGCATTCGCCAGGCGGTGCGCGGGATTAAAGCGATGTTCCGCGCAGACGGGCTGCTCAAGCCAGGGGCGAAACACAGCACGGCCGCCGCCGAGAAATAATTGGCCGCCAGCGGCCGGCAATAAAAAACCCCAGGGGGCTAACCTTGGGGTTTTTTACATTTGAAAGGGGCTGAATGCCCCTTGCCTGGTGATTAGCCGGTCAGGAGACCATAAACATGAAGGTGCCAACCCATGCAACCAGCATAAACGACACGCCCAGCAAAAAATATTTCACTGAATAACTCCCGTTTGGAGTTCCTCGCCAGCAACGATCCCGATTGTTGTGCTGAGATTTTATGGGTTATCAGCGGCCTGCCGGTGGTTGTTCAAATCAGGAACAACAATGCCTGCGGCTGCAAATCACCCTGTTGCCGTGTTTCCTTGTCCTTGAGGTTAACGTGAGCCACGGCAGGATCGGCGCTAATGTACTCTCAATGCCGGAATGATTTCAATACTGTGTATTTGATCACATTTATTGATGGTTTCTTAACCATTTCCTGTCTGATGGACCGTGCGCTAGCCGTGGTGGAGCAGCCTGCGCCAGCCGGTATTTTATAATCGGCGGGGCGGGCGTTAACGCGGCAACAATGCTCATTTATCTAGGCTGTGTCCCGCAATAGGTCGTGGTGCCGTCGTTGCGTCCAAAGCCCGTCATCAAGGCAGAGGGCGCAGGGCATAGTGGGCCTATGTTCAAGCCCGATAACGCAGAGGACGGGCTTTGGGGGCACGACCCTCCGGGCTGGGGCCATTGGGCTGCGCTTCTGCGTTGCTCGCCGTTTATTTGGGCCCGCCAAACCGCACGGCTTGCGCCTTGACGCGCAGCCCAATGACCGCCAGCGGCACTCACGCATTATTACGGGACACAGCCTAGCGTTGAGGTTTGGCCTTATCGCCCGCGGCAGAATCCAGTTTGTTCACACCGAACAATGCATTAACATAACGCTTACTCTCACTGGCATGGCTACGATGGATATCCGATGCGTCACCTGGCTGCTCTTTTACCTTTGATCACCTTGCTGGCTGCCTGCAGCAGCAATCCAAAACCAACTATCGCCTCCCCGCAAACGGCGGCGGCTAAAAATGAGGGCTTTCTGCTGACGCCAGAGCATAGTGTTAGCCCGCTGAGCGGGGATTTCGCCGCTAATCCGGCGACGGAACGCTTTATCGATAAAATGGTGCGGGAACATGGTTTTGAGCGCCAGCAACTGCACGACGTGCTGGCGCAGGCCAAGCAACTGGATTGGGTATTGCGCCTGATGGATCAGCAGGCGCCGACGGCGTTGCCGCCATCCGGCCCGAACGGCGCGTGGCTCCGCTATCGCGGCAAATTTATTACGCCGGATAATGTTCAAAACGGCGTAGTGTTCTGGAACCAGTATCAGGACGCCTTGCAGCGTGCCCAGCAAATATACGGGGTGCCGCCGGAAATTATCGTCGGCATTATTGGGGTGGAAACCCGCTGGGGGCGCGTGATGGGGAAAACGCGCATCATCGACGCTCTGGCGACTCTGGCCTTTGCTTACCCGCGCCGCGCCGAGTTTTTCAGCAGCGAGCTGGAAACATTCCTGTTAATGGCCCGTGCTGAGCAAGACGATCCGTTGGATCTGCGCGGCTCGTATGCCGGCGCCATGGGCTATGGGCAATTTATGCCTTCGTCATTCAAGAACTACGCGGTTGATTTTAACGGCGATGGCCATATCAACCTGTGGGATCCGGTGGATGCTATCGGCAGCGTGGCTAGCTACTTTAAAGCGCATGGCTGGCAGCCGGGTGCCGGCGTGGCGGTGGCCGCTAACGGCCAGGCGCCAGGGTTGGCAAACGGCTTTAAGACACGCTATAACGTTGCCGCCCTGCGTGAGGCCAGTTTAACCCCGCAGAGCCCGCTGGCCGGGGAGCAAGAGGTGAGCCTGCTGCGCCTTGATATGGGCAGCAGCTATCAATATTGGTTTGGCTTGCCGAACTTCTATGTGATTACCCGCTATAACCACAGTACCCACTACGCCATGGCGGTATGGCAACTGGGCGAGGCAGTCAGCCGCGCCGCCCGCGGGGTGAACTGAGCCGGGTTATTCAGGCGTTATCTTTCCACCAATGTATAAAGCACGCCAGCCCCTCGGGGCTGGCTAATCTCATTTCGGCCCGCCGCTGCTCGCCATCGTGATGAAGGTGTGCTGTAAGTCACCTTTTGCTTGAATAGCGTAATTATTTGCGCCAAATCAAAACCCGCTTCGTGCTACCATTGTCATACAAAATAAAAGGTCTTTTAGCCATTTAATTTACGTGGGTAATACGTGCCCACATTGTATGAGCTTCATTTGAATGTAAGCATGGAGGAGCCCGATGCGGGTAAGCAGAAGGCAGTTTTTTAGGATTTGTGCCGGCGGGATGGCGGGTACAACCGTCGCCGCCCTTGGATTCACCCCCTCAATCGCGTTAGCCGAAACGCGCCAATATAAACTCTTGCGTTCAAAAGAAACCCGAAACAACTGCACCTATTGTTCAGTGGGCTGCGGGGTGATCCTCTATAGCATGGGGGATGGGGCCAAGAACGTGCGCGAGAGCATCTTCCACGTGGAGGGCGATCCGGATCACCCAGTGAGCCGCGGCTCACTGTGCCCGAAAGGGGCTGGGGTGCTGGATTATATTCACAGTGAAAACCGGCTGCGCTATCCGCAGTACCGCGCGCCCGGCACCGATCGCTGGCAACGCATCAGTTGGGAGGAGGCGATTGAACGCATCGCCCGCCTGATGAAAGACGATCGCGACGCCAACTTTGTTGAAAAGAATGCGCAGAACGTTACCGTCAACCGCTGGACGACCACCGGCATGTTGTGCTCTTCGGCCGCCAGTAATGAAACCGGGCTGCTGGATCAAAAATTCACCCGCGCGCTCGGCATGGTGGCGATCGATTGCCAGGCCCGTTTGTGCCATGGCCCGACGGTTTCAGCCCTGGCGCCCACCTTTGGCCGCGGTGCGATGACCAACAACTGGGTCGATATTAAAAATGCCAACTTGGTGTTGATCATGGGCGGCAACGCGGCGGAAGCGCACCCGGTGGGATTTAAATGGGTGATAGAAGCGAAAACGCAAAATGACGCCACCGTGGTAGTGGTGGATCCGCGCTTTAACCGCAGCGCCGCCGTGGCGGATCTCTATTCGCCGATCCGTGCCGGCTCCGACGCCGCTTTCCTGCTGGGCGTGATTCACTATCTGATTGAAAATAATAAAATTCAATCGGAGTACGTGAAGAATTACACCAATGCCAGTTTCCTGGTGCGGGAGGATTATACCTTCCACGATGGGCTGTTCAGCGGTTACGACGCAGAAAAACGGCAATATGACAAACACACCTGGTTCTATCAGCTTGATGAACAAGGCTATGCGCGGCGTGATAGCACGCTGACCGATCCACGCTGCGTGTGGAACCTGTTGAAACAGCATGTCAGCCGTTACACGCCCGAGCTGGTCAACCGTCTGTGCGGCACACCGCAAGACGACTTCCTGAAAATCTGCGCGTTATTGGCCGAAACCAGCGCCCCCGACCGTACTGCAACCATTCTGTATGCCTTGGGGTGGACGCACCATTCCGGCGGCGCACAGATTATCCGCTGTGCGGCGATGGTGCAGCTGTTGTTGGGCAATATCGGCATGCCCGGCGGTGGGGTCAATGCGCTGCGTGGCCACTCGAACATTCAGGGCTATACCGATCTGGGCTTGCTCTCCACCAACCTTCCCGGCTATATGCCGTTGCCTTCTGAAAAGCAGGCCGATTACCAGAGCTATATCACGCAAATCACGCCGGCCAGCCTGGGGCAGAACGAAGTCAACTTCTGGCACAACACGCCCAACTTTTTCGTCAGCATGATGAAAAGCTTTTGGGGTGATAAGGCCAGCGCGCAAAACCAGTGGGGCTATGACTGGCTGCCGAAGTGGGATCGCCTGTATGACGTATTAACGCAGGCGGAGCTGATGGCCCAGGGCAAAATGAACGGCTATATCGTTCAGGGTTTTAACCCGTTAGCGGCGTTCCCGGATAAGAATAAATCGGCGCGGGCGCTGGCGAAGCTGAAATACATGGTGGTGATCGATCCGCTGGTGACGGAATCTTCCAATTTCTGGCAGAACCACGGTGAGATGAATGACATTAATCCGGCGGACATCCAGACCGAAGTGTTCCGCTTGCCGTCCTCTTGCTTTGCTGAAGAAGACGGCTCGATCGCCAACTCCGGCCGTTGGCTGCAGTGGCACTGGGCGGCGGCGGAGCCGCCGGGTGAGGCGTTGCACGACGGCAAGATTATCGGCCGCCTGTTTACCCGGCTGCGCGACATGTATCGCCGGGAAGGTGGCGCCAACCCAGAACCGGTGCTGAATATGGCCTGGGATTACCATGATCCGGCCGATCCTACCCCGGAAGAGATCGCCCGCGAAGCCAACGGCAAAGCCCTGGCGGATATTACCGACGCCGCTGGCAATGTGGTGGTGAAAAAGGGGCAGCAGATCAGCGCGTTTTCCCAGTTGAAAGCGGACGGCTCAACCAGCAGCTTCTGCTGGATTTATGCCGGGAGCTGGACGGAGAAAGGCAACCAGATGGATAACCGCGACAACAGCGATCCTTCCGGGCTGGGCTGCACGCCCGGCTGGGCCTGGTCATGGCCGGCCAACCGCCGCATCCTGTATAACCGGGCATCGGTGGATCCGCAGGGCAAACCCTGGGATGCCAAACGCGAAATCATCCGCTGGGACGGCGCCAAATGGGTGGGGTTTGACGTGGCGGATTACAGCCAGGCCGCGCCAGGCAGCGGCGTCGGGCCGTTTATTATGAACCAGGAAGGCGTCGGCCGTTTATTCTCGCTGGATAAAATGAACGACGGCCCGTTCCCGGAACACTATGAACCGGTTGAAACGCCGATTGGCACCAACCCGCTGCACCCGGCTGTGGTTTCCAACCCAGCCGCGCGTATTTTTGCTGACGATTTGCAAAATATGGGGCGTGCGGAGGAGTTCCCCTATGTCGCCACGACGTATTCGATCACCGAGCTGTTCCGCCATTGGACCAAACATGCGCGGCTAAACGCCATTGTTCAGCCGGAGCAGTTTATCGAGATCGGCGAAGCGCTGGCTAGCCGCAAAGGCATCGCCCAGGGCGACGAAGTTCGCATCTCGTCTAAACGCGGTTTTATCAAGGCGAAAGCGGTGGTAACCAAGCGTATTCGGCCACTGCTGATTAACGGCAGTGAGGTGGAAACGATCGGTATTCCTTGCCACTGGGGCTTTGAAGGCGAAACCCGCAAGGGGTTCCTGGCCAATACCCTGACGCCGTCGGTTGGCGATGCCAACTCGCAGACGCCGGAGTATAAGGCCTTCTTAGTGAACGTGGAAAAGGTGTAAGGAGCCGAATTTATGTCCATGCAATCCCAAGACATTATCAAACGTTCGGCCACCAATGCGATGACGCCGCCGCCGCAGGCCCGTTCCCATAAGGAAGAAGTCGCCAAGCTGATTGACGTTTCTATCTGCATTGGCTGCAAGGCTTGCCAGGTGGCCTGTTCGGAATGGAACGACATTCGTGACGAGGTGGGGCACTGCACCGGCGTTTACGATAACCCAGCCGATCTGAGCGCCAAATCCTGGACGCTGATGCGCTTTAGCGAAACCGAGCAGAACGGCAAGCTGGAGTGGCTGATCCGCAAAGACGGCTGCATGCACTGCGCCGAGCCGGGCTGCCTGAAGGCTTGCCCTTCAGCCGGGGCGATTATTCAGTATGCCAACGGCATTGTGGATTTTCAGTCTGAGCACTGTATCGGCTGTGGCTACTGTATCGCCGGTTGCCCGTTCAACATCCCGCGCCTGAACCCGGACGATCACCGGGTATATAAATGCACCTTGTGCGTCGACCGCGTTACCGTGGGGCAGGAGCCGGCGTGTGTGAAGACCTGCCCAACCGGCGCCATCCACTTTGGCAGCAAACAAGACATGCTGGATCTGGGGGCGGAACGCGTTGCGCATCTGCAAAAGCGCGGCTATGCACAGGCCGGCGTTTACAACCCGCAGGGCGTGGGCGGCACCCATGTGATGTACGTGTTGCACCATGCCGATCGGCCGGAGCTTTATCACAACCTGCCCAAAGAGCCGCAGATCGCTATGCCGGTCAACCTGTGGAAAGGCGTGTTGAAACCCCTGGCGGCCGCAGGCTTTATCGCCACCTTCGCCAGCCTGATTTTCCACTACATCGGCATTGGGCCAAACAATGAGACCGAGGATGACGATGAGGAGAATGGTCATGAGTAAAAGCAAGATGATTGTTCGCACCCGGTTCATCGATCGCGCCTGTCATTGGACGGTGGTGATCTGCTTCTTCCTGGTGGCGCTCTCGGGGATTGCGTTGTTCTTCCCCACGTTGCAGTGGCTGACGGAAACCTTCGGCACGCCGCAGATGGGGCGCATTCTGCACCCGTTTTTCGGCGTGGTGATTTTCCTGGCGCTGGTGTTTATGTTTTTCCGCTTTGTAAAACATAACATCCCGGAAAAGGAAGATCTGCCGTGGATCAAAGGCATCGTCGAGGTGTTGAAAGGCAATGAGCACAAGGTGGCGGACGTCGGCAAATACAATGCCGGGCAGAAGATGATGTTCTGGAGCATCATGAGCATGATTTTTGTGCTGCTGGTCACCGGGGTGATTATCTGGCGGCCGTATTTTGCGCCGTTCTTCCCGATTGTGTGGATCCGCATTGCGCTGTTGATCCACGCCACGGCGGGCATCGTGCTGATCCATGCCATTTTGATTCATATGTACATGGCCTTTTGGGTGAAAGGTTCGATAAAAGGCATGATTGAAGGCAAGGTCAGCCGCCGCTGGGCGAAGAAGCACCATCCGCGCTGGTATCGCCAGATCGAAGCCAAAGAAACACAGGAAGAAAAGGGCGGAGTGTAAGCGCCTGCCCTGGTGCCGGGATCGCCGTTGCGTTGCCCGGCACCGAGTTAGCTTCAGCCTGGCTTATTTGCGCGGGCTGCGCCCCGTTTCACAATTCAGTCAATACTCGCCCAATTTCGAATGAAAATTCGCCCATATTTGCTAGAATGGTTGTCATGCGAAATTTTTATTTTATTTCCACATGAGCACCGCCATGCCGAATAACCAAACGCAACTGTCTTTACTTCAGGAAGATATCCGTAGCCGTTACGATACGCTGAGCAAACGTCTTAAACAGGTCGCGCGCTATATATTAGACAACAGCAACAGCGTGGCTTTTGATACGGTGGCATCCATTGCCCAGCATGCCGACGTTCCTCCGTCGACGCTGATTCGCTTTGCCAATGCTTTTGGCTTCAGCGGTTTCAACGAGATGAAGCAGGTTTTCCGCCAGCACCTGATGGAAGAGACGGTCAGCTATACGGAGCGCGCCCGCCTGTTCCGCCAGACTTCCGCACAGGAAGGGAACGCCGCGCCGGAAAAACCGGCGGAGATCCTGAACGTTTTTTCCATGGTGAACACCCAGGCGCTGCAACAGCTTCCAGCCCAAATCAAGCCGGAAATGCTCGATCAGGCGGTCGCGTTGCTTTCGCAGGCGGAAAATATTTATGTTATTGGCCTGCGCCGTTCATTCAGCGTCGCCAGCTATTTGACCTATGCCCTGCGGCACCTGGAACGCCGGGCGTTCCTGATCGATGGTCTTGGCGGCATGTTCTCTGAGCAATTGAGTATGGTCAGCCCTAATGATGTGGTGATCGCCATCAGTTATTCGCCTTATGCCCAGGAAGCCATCGAACTGGTGGCGCTGGGGGCGAAGCGCGGCGCGCGCCAGATAGCGATTACCGACAGCCAGGTTAGCCCGCTGGCCGCTTTCAGCGACGTGTGTTTTGTGGTGCGCGAGGCGCAGGTGGATGGCTTCCGCTCCCAGGTCGCTTCCATGTGCCTGGCGCAAACGCTGGCGGTTTCCCTGGCGTTGACCAACGTTGGCTAATTAATCTGCTTGATGCTGTGCCAAACCCGTACGTGCGGTAGGGCAGCGCGGTGATCCATTAGAATCATCGCGTTGCCCCGGCACGCAGCGCTATTTTAATTCAGCGGTGGTAGCGTGCTTGCCGCGCAGCTGTTGCAGTTTAAGCGTGGCGATATGTTCAATATCTTCCAACGATACGCCTTTGGTTTCAGGCACGTAACGGGCGATGAAGATGTAGCAGACCAGGTTAAAGACCACGAATATCCACATCGAGAAGGCCCCGCCGAACTGGGCCTGTAAAAAGGCGTTCTCGTTGATAACCGGGAAAAACTGCGAAATAAGAAAATTGGCGATCCACATCAGGCTAACCGCCAGCCCCATACCAATGCCTTTGATTCTTTCCGGGAATATTTCAGAAATGAGCACCCAGCAACCCACGCTCCAACTGGCGGCGAACAGCAGCATAAAGAACAGCATGCCGAAGATGGTGATATAACCGGTGTCATGGTTATACAAGCCATAGGAGGCGATCAGTAGACCAATGATTGATCCGATGGTGCCGATTTTCATGATTGGCAAGCGGCCGTGGCGATCGAACAGGATCATGCCGATGACGCTGCCCACCCCGTTACATACGGCGATAAAGATCGTTTGAAACATCACCGTGTTGGGGCCACTGCCGCTGCTTTGCAGAACCAGCGGCGCATAATAGTTCATAACGTTAACGCCGGTAAATTGCTGAAGCACGGCGATGCAGCAGCCGACGATTAAAATGTATTTCAATACCGGCGATGCCCGCAGGCTGAGGTTTTTCGCTTCGCCTGGCTCTGTTTTTTGGCTGCGCATGGTGTCGAATACACCGCGAACTTCGCTGGCGCTGTAGCCGGGATAAACCCGCGCCAACACCTGAAGCGATCTTTTCTCGCCTTTGTTATTCCTGGCGCACCAGGCAGGGGATTCCGGCAGAAACAGCGTGATCACCAGCATAGCGATAGAAGGCACCAGTTGGGTGAGCAGCATCGTGCGCCAGCCATGCTCTACCAAAAGCGTTTCCGTCATTGCTTTGCCAATCATGAAATTCACAATAAAAACAATTACCTGACCAAGCACGATTGAGATGTTGTAAATGCCCAACGCTTTGCCGCGGATAGCTGCTGGGGAGAGCTCTGACATATACATGGGCGATGCGGTGCCCGCCATGCCGACAGCGAAACCGCAAAGAATACGCGAGACGGAGAAGGCGGTGAAGCTTTCCGCCAGCCCGGAGCCAAGCGCAGAGACGATAAAAATCGCCGCCATGATCAACAGCGCCGTTTTGCGCCCCCAGCGATCGGCGATCTTGCCGCCGGCCAGCGCGCCAAAAATACAGCCGACAATCACGCTGGAAACGGCCCAACCGGTTTCGGTTGGATTGAGGCTATAAAATTTCTGTATCGGTACCACCACCCCGGTAATTACCCCGGTTGAATAACCGAACATAAGGCCCCCCAGTGCGGCTACACAGCACAGTATGTAGACGTACATAGAGTTATATCTGATGTCGTTCGACATTTTCATTAATCTCCGTATAGGCAACCCAGATGGGTAGCGGTGATATAAATTTACTTTTTTAATGGAATCTATGATCTGTTTTTATCAATTATGAAATAAATATTTTTTTATCTGGATCACGAAACCACCAAAATGTGATTTTGTTTCTGGGAAGGTGGCGGTGGTGAAGTGCAGCCTACGGTAGTGATTGGTGGGCGCTAGCCTGGATGGTGTTACCCTGTGGCCACTGGCTACGGCTTTCCCTTAGCTCGGCATTTGGTGCTGGTTTATGCCTTGCTAACTGATGGAAGGCAGGGAACGAACCGGGACGCTGTTTGTCATGTTTGACCATTGCGCTGCGGTGTAAGTTATCGCCGGCGGATATGCGTGGTTGCTGTCTTTTTCGGGTGCATTTCCTTGCCAGACCGTTTTCCCCACTTTTACTTAAATAGAATTTAATTTTCATTAAAATTCAATAAATCTCTCTCAATTTTGCCACCTAGTCCTGCTGCTTGATCGTTTAACTACGAACTTGTTGGTTTTATTTTTATTAAATTCAATTGGTTAATAAAATATGGCTTTGTGGCCTCCCTAAAGTTTGTGAGTCTGATAACAAAACAAATATTTTATTATTAATCTTATTTGAAATAAAAGTTATGTTTAGCCTGTTCTGATGAAACACCTTGGGGGGTTAAAGCTAAATGATGTTTTCTGTTGTTTTTCATGATGTTCCTGTTTTAACCCTCGTTTTGGGCGCAGTAAGTAAAGACCAACACTTGGAGTTCTTATGTCATCCACAAAACATCAACATAAGACAGGGTACATATTGAGTATCTGTGGTATCGCAGCACTCGGCGGCATCCTGTTCGGTTACGATACGGCGGTTATTTCCGGCGCTATCGGTTCTTTAACGTCTTACTTCAGTCTTACACCCAGCGAAACCGGCTGGGCTGTCTCTTCGGTCATCCTGGGGTGTGTGGTGGGGGCGTTTGCCGCCAGTATCCTGACCAAACGCTATGGGCGCAAAAAAGCGCTGATTATTTCCGCCCTGCTATTCACCCTCTCTGCCGTTGGTACCTCAATAGCCGCCACGTTCACGCAATTCGTTATCTTCCGCATTATTGGCGGGCTGGCGGTTGGGCTGGCGGCAACCGTGTCGCCGATGTATATGTCGGAGGTGTCGCCGCGCGATATGCGTGGGCGCGCACTGAGCATGCAACAGTTCGCCATCGTCTTCGGCCAGATACTGATCTTCTATGTGAACTATAAGATTGCCAGCCTGGCCACCACGGAGTGGCTGATTGATATGGGGTGGCGTTATATGTTCGCCTCCGGCGTTGTTCCCTGCGTGTTATTCTGCATCTTGGTCTTTCTCATTCCCGAATCGCCACGCTGGTGTGTGATGGTGGGGCGTGAAAAAGACGCTCTGGCGATCCTTACCCGCATGTCGAATGCGCAACACGCGGAGAACCTGCTGCAGGAAATCAAAGAGTCTGTCAGCATCGATCAGCAAGACAGCGTACAAAAGCTGAACTTTAAGGATAAAAATGTGCGCTACATCCTGATGATCGGTTGCTGTATCGCCATGCTGCAACAGGTTACCGGCGTTAACGTGATGATGTATTACGCGCCGATGGTGCTGCGTGAAGTGACGGGCAATGCGCAGGAAGCCCTGTTCCAGACGATTTGGATCGGTGTTATACAGCTTGTCGGCTCGATCATCGGGGCGATGATCATGGATAAAATGGGGCGCCTGTCGCTGATGCGTTTTGGTACCCTG is part of the Gibbsiella quercinecans genome and encodes:
- the fdnI gene encoding formate dehydrogenase-N subunit gamma; its protein translation is MSKSKMIVRTRFIDRACHWTVVICFFLVALSGIALFFPTLQWLTETFGTPQMGRILHPFFGVVIFLALVFMFFRFVKHNIPEKEDLPWIKGIVEVLKGNEHKVADVGKYNAGQKMMFWSIMSMIFVLLVTGVIIWRPYFAPFFPIVWIRIALLIHATAGIVLIHAILIHMYMAFWVKGSIKGMIEGKVSRRWAKKHHPRWYRQIEAKETQEEKGGV
- the mltB gene encoding lytic murein transglycosylase B, which produces MRHLAALLPLITLLAACSSNPKPTIASPQTAAAKNEGFLLTPEHSVSPLSGDFAANPATERFIDKMVREHGFERQQLHDVLAQAKQLDWVLRLMDQQAPTALPPSGPNGAWLRYRGKFITPDNVQNGVVFWNQYQDALQRAQQIYGVPPEIIVGIIGVETRWGRVMGKTRIIDALATLAFAYPRRAEFFSSELETFLLMARAEQDDPLDLRGSYAGAMGYGQFMPSSFKNYAVDFNGDGHINLWDPVDAIGSVASYFKAHGWQPGAGVAVAANGQAPGLANGFKTRYNVAALREASLTPQSPLAGEQEVSLLRLDMGSSYQYWFGLPNFYVITRYNHSTHYAMAVWQLGEAVSRAARGVN
- the fdnG gene encoding formate dehydrogenase-N subunit alpha is translated as MRVSRRQFFRICAGGMAGTTVAALGFTPSIALAETRQYKLLRSKETRNNCTYCSVGCGVILYSMGDGAKNVRESIFHVEGDPDHPVSRGSLCPKGAGVLDYIHSENRLRYPQYRAPGTDRWQRISWEEAIERIARLMKDDRDANFVEKNAQNVTVNRWTTTGMLCSSAASNETGLLDQKFTRALGMVAIDCQARLCHGPTVSALAPTFGRGAMTNNWVDIKNANLVLIMGGNAAEAHPVGFKWVIEAKTQNDATVVVVDPRFNRSAAVADLYSPIRAGSDAAFLLGVIHYLIENNKIQSEYVKNYTNASFLVREDYTFHDGLFSGYDAEKRQYDKHTWFYQLDEQGYARRDSTLTDPRCVWNLLKQHVSRYTPELVNRLCGTPQDDFLKICALLAETSAPDRTATILYALGWTHHSGGAQIIRCAAMVQLLLGNIGMPGGGVNALRGHSNIQGYTDLGLLSTNLPGYMPLPSEKQADYQSYITQITPASLGQNEVNFWHNTPNFFVSMMKSFWGDKASAQNQWGYDWLPKWDRLYDVLTQAELMAQGKMNGYIVQGFNPLAAFPDKNKSARALAKLKYMVVIDPLVTESSNFWQNHGEMNDINPADIQTEVFRLPSSCFAEEDGSIANSGRWLQWHWAAAEPPGEALHDGKIIGRLFTRLRDMYRREGGANPEPVLNMAWDYHDPADPTPEEIAREANGKALADITDAAGNVVVKKGQQISAFSQLKADGSTSSFCWIYAGSWTEKGNQMDNRDNSDPSGLGCTPGWAWSWPANRRILYNRASVDPQGKPWDAKREIIRWDGAKWVGFDVADYSQAAPGSGVGPFIMNQEGVGRLFSLDKMNDGPFPEHYEPVETPIGTNPLHPAVVSNPAARIFADDLQNMGRAEEFPYVATTYSITELFRHWTKHARLNAIVQPEQFIEIGEALASRKGIAQGDEVRISSKRGFIKAKAVVTKRIRPLLINGSEVETIGIPCHWGFEGETRKGFLANTLTPSVGDANSQTPEYKAFLVNVEKV
- the fdxH gene encoding formate dehydrogenase subunit beta produces the protein MSMQSQDIIKRSATNAMTPPPQARSHKEEVAKLIDVSICIGCKACQVACSEWNDIRDEVGHCTGVYDNPADLSAKSWTLMRFSETEQNGKLEWLIRKDGCMHCAEPGCLKACPSAGAIIQYANGIVDFQSEHCIGCGYCIAGCPFNIPRLNPDDHRVYKCTLCVDRVTVGQEPACVKTCPTGAIHFGSKQDMLDLGAERVAHLQKRGYAQAGVYNPQGVGGTHVMYVLHHADRPELYHNLPKEPQIAMPVNLWKGVLKPLAAAGFIATFASLIFHYIGIGPNNETEDDDEENGHE
- the alaC gene encoding alanine transaminase, which codes for MADNHSPRRFTRIERLPPYVFNITAELKMAARRRGEDIIDFSMGNPDGPTPPHIVEKLCTVAQRDDTHGYSTSRGIPRLRRAISRWYQDRYQVEIDPESEAIVTIGSKEGLAHLMLATLDHGDTVLVPNPSYPIHIYGAVIAGAQVRSVPLVEGGDFFGELERAIRETIPRPKMMILGFPSNPTAQCVELDFFERVVALAKQYNVLVIHDLAYADIVYDGWKAPSIMQVPGAKDIAVEFFTLSKSYNMAGWRIGFMVGNQELVSALTRIKSYHDYGTFTPLQVAAIAALEGDQQCVLDIAEQYRQRRNVLVKGLHEAGWMVENPKASMYVWAKIPEPYAHMGSLEFAKRLLAEAKVCVSPGIGFGDYGDDHVRFALIENQDRIRQAVRGIKAMFRADGLLKPGAKHSTAAAEK
- the ypdK gene encoding membrane protein YpdK, whose translation is MKYFLLGVSFMLVAWVGTFMFMVS